GGAGGCGTGGGCCGCGGTGTGCCGCTCGGCCGCGGCGAGCAGCTCCGGCGCCGAGTCGACGAGGGTCACCGTGCCACCCGGCAGTGCCTCGGCGAACGCCGCCGACGCCCCGCCCGCACCGGAGCCGACGTCGATCACGGAGCGGCAGGAGTCCCGCCCCGCGACCAGCGTCTCCGCCACGCGTCGCGTCTGGGTAGCGGTGAGCGAGTCCTCGTCCCGCAGTTGGCGCAGTCTGGTGTCCCAGTCGATGTTGTCGTGCGAGTGATGGTGCATGATCACGAGCCTACTCACGGTCTCCATCGGGGTTTCCGACGCGCACCGACCGGCCTGGCCATCGCGGCATGACGACACCGCCGGGGACCGTTCTCCGTCGGCGGGGGTGGCCGGCTCGTACACCGCTGATGCGTACTCGCCGGACCACGACAGTTCCTCGCCGGAGCGGTCCCCGCGATCAGAGGAGTCGTTCGTAGAGTTCGGCCCGCCGGGAGGCGAAGCACGCCAACCGCCGCCAGAACCGCACCGCGGCCATCCGGCGCGGCAGCCTGGAGCGTTCGGCCTCCTCCCGAAGCCGCGAACAACGTAATCGGCTCATTTCCTCGGGAAACATTCCGCTGATCTCACTTCCTCGAAAAAGTAGGTCACGTCCCGTGACAGTTCTCTCGCACGCGATCACGCCGCCCGCCGCGCGGCGGAGCCCGCCGTCCGAGCCCCGTCCGCGGGCTGGTGCTTGCGCGGCCGCCCCCTCGGCCGCTTACGAGTGATCACGGTGCCGTGCTCGACGATCTCGCCACCCCAGACCCCCCAGGGTTCCGCCCGTGCGAGCGCTCCCGCCAGGCACTCGGACCTGATCGGGCACTCGGCACACAGCTGCTTGGCCCGTTCGAGATCGGACGGGCTCTCGGCGAACCACAGGTCCGGATCACGACGGCACGGTACTCGCTCGGCCGTGCTGGGCGTGGTGTGCAGCAGAGCGGAAACGGCTCCGCCGAGATTGCCGGTCTCGCCCCCGGTGGTCGAGGGGGCACTGCCGGTCGCCATGCGTTTTCCTCCCGATGAGATGAATTCTTCGACTCTGCTCGGCGCTATAAATTGATCCAATATGGACGGAAGAGTTGAGAACGGGGACACAGTAAAAAGGCCGCGGACCCGATACCGGGTCCGCGGCCGAAAGAGCGGTTGTCACTCAACTGAGCGACTCAGGTACTTCGCTCCGGCACGACCCGACCCGAATAGGTCTTTTTCGGCTCGACATCACGATGCGGGCACTGACGCACGGATCCGGCGCTCGCGGTTCGCTCCGCGAACATCGACATACCGATGTTGTTGAGTGCGGTCGCGTACTGGTCCACCGCCGACAACCAGTTGATCATGCGCATCGCACTCACCGCCTTCTCGTGAACCGGGCCGGATGAGCACGTCCTCCCGGCCTGCCACTGCGCAGATTATTCGGGGGATCACACACGGCGCAAGTGATTTTTCGCAGCGTCGTGCCCAGGGAAGCAACCCCTTCTCGATACGGTGCTCCCTGATCACCGCACCACGGCCGGTGATCGGCCTCCGGGCCCGCACGCCCCGGGGGACTGTGAGGCGTAGCTCACCGTCGCGGACCCGACGAAGCGGCGAGGCACCGACTCACGTGCCTCACCGCCCGGGGCGTGGAGTCCACAGTGGGGTTCTCACCGCCTACTAACCGCCCGCGTTCGTCTCGTTGACCAGTTCGAGCACATCGGGCCCGAAGCGCTCCAGTTTGGTCTCCCCCACTCCCGAGATCCTGCTCAACGATTCGGAGTCGTCCGGGCGCTGCTCGGCTATGGCCAGCAGCGTGACATCGCTGAACACCACGTAAGCGGGCACCCGCAGCTGCCGGGCCCGTTCGGTACGCCAACCGCGCAGCTTCGACAGCAGTTCCTGGTCCGCGTCCGAGGGACAGTCGGAACAGCGCCCCAGCTTCACGTCGGCACCGGCGTTGAGCGGAGCGGAGCAGATCCGGCAATGTGCCTGCAGCACACGCCGCGAACCACCCGACCTCTCCCGCCGTTTCGACTTCGCCGCCGCAGCCGGGGCCTCGGAGGGATCCAGTTCGCGCAGGAACCGGCTGCGGCGGCGTTTGCGACCACCGCCCTGCCCCCTGGAAGCCGCCCAGGAGAGTCGGACCCGCTGCCGAGCACGTGTCACCCCCACGTAGAGCAACCGGCGCTCCTCCTCGACGGCCTCGGCACCGTCGGCGTGCTGGATCGGCAGGGTCCCCTCCACGAGCCCGACCAGGAAGACGGTGTCCCACTCCAGCCCCTTCGCGGCGTGCAGCGAGGCCAGGGTCACCCCCTCCACCGTCGGCGGGTGCTGCGCCGAGGCGCGGGTGTCGAGTTCGGCGACGTAACGCGTCAGATCGGCCTGCTCCACCTGCCCGGCCAGCTCGTCGGCCAGTTCGGCCAACGCGTTCAACGACTGCCACCGCTCCAGCGCCGCACCACCCGAAGGGGCGCGCTCGGTCAGTCCCACCTCGGAGAGCACTTCGCGCACCAGACCGGGCAGCTCCCCCTGCCCGGCACGGCCCCGGTTGGCGGCCGTGCGCAGGGCGGTCATCGCCTGCCGCACCTCGGTGCGGGAGAAGAACCGCTCCCCGCCCCGGACCTGGTAGGGGATCCCGGCCTCGGACAGGGTCTGCTCGTAGAGCTCCGACTGCGCGTTCACGCGGTAGAGCACGACCATCTCGGAGAACGGGACTCCGTTCCCGGCCAGCCGCGCGATCCGCCGCGCCACCCCGCGCGCCTCCTCGGCCTCGTCGTCGTGGGCGGCGAACTCCGGTTCCGGCCCGTCGGGAAGCTGCCCCACCAGGGTGAGGCCGGTGTCCGCCGCGTCACCGCCGGAATCCCCGTCACCCGGCTTCCGCTCCGCGGCGCCGATGACCCGGTTCGCCAGGGTGACCACCTGCGGAGTGGAGCGGTAGTCCCGTTCCAGCTTGATCAACTCGGCGTGGGGGTAGCGGCGGGGGAAGTCGGTGAGCCAGCCCGGGGAGGCGCCCGCGAACGAATAGATCGTCTGGTTGGCATCCCCCACCACGGTGAGATCGTCGCGCTGTCCGAGCCAGGCGTCGAGCACGCGCTGCTGCAGCGGCGTGACGTCCTGGTACTCGTCGACCACGAAGCTGCGGTACTGGGCGCGGAACTGCTCGGCCACCTCGGTGTTCTCCTCCAGGATGGCGGCGATGTGCAGCAGCAGGTCGTCGAAGTCCAGCACCCGGGCCGAGTTCTTGATCTTCTCGTAGGACTCGAACACCGCCGCGAACCGCTCCGGCGGGACCGGGCACTCCCGCCCCTGGGCCGCGATGGCGGCCGGATAGCGCTCAGGGGTGAGCAGGGCGGCCTTGGCCCACTCGATCTCGGTGGCCAGGTCGCGCACCGAGTCCTGGTCGGTGGCCATCCGGAGCTTGCCTGCCGCCTGCGTGACCAGCCGGAACTTCTGCTCGGTCAACGGCCACAGCTCGTCACCGACCACGCGGGGCCAGAAGTACCGCAACTGGCGGAAGGCGGCCGCGTGGAAGGTCTGCGCCTGGACTCCGTCGGCCCCCAGCCCACGCAGTCGGGTGCGCATCTCGCCCGCGGCGCGCGCGGTGAAGGTCACGGCCAGCACCTGCTGCGACACCACCAGCCCGCGCCGCACCAGCCAGGCGATGCGGTGGGTGATGGTGCGGGTCTTGCCGGTTCCCGCGCCCGCCAGCACGCAGACCGGACCGCGCGGTGCCGTCACCGCGGCACGCTGTTGCGGGTCGAGACCTTCCAGCAGGCGCGGTTGATCGGTCATGACCGAATCCTCGCAGAGGCGCACCGAGTGACCACCGACGCGTCCGCCGCGAACGAGGTCCGAGCCCTGCCGCTGACGGGGCCGGCGGGTGCACCGCCGAGCTCCCCGTGGGAGTCGGCTGGGACCCACTGCAGGGGCCCAGCGGGTCGGGGGTCACCGCCCCGGCGCGGGTAGTGAGCTCCGGGGCCGCGTCGGGCGCATCGCGCGGCAGGACCACTCGCCACGCGGGTCGTTCCACTCAGCAGCCGATCCGATGTGCCGACTCAGCCCCGGCTGGCCGAGCACCGCGGAAGGCGACGCAGATTCATTTCTCATCATCGGCCCAGCCGCGCAGCATCCGGTGCGCGATGGATACCCCGGGAGGCAGCCACAGGCCGTCGACCGGCTCGGCGCTGTCCAGCGCCGCGCGCACCCGCCGCCGGGAGACCCAGTGGGCCTCGGCTATCTCGCCGGGCGCGGGGCGCAGTGGCTGACCACGGTCGGCGACGGCGGCGAAGCCCATCATCAGCGACCTGGGGAAGGGCCACGGCTGGCTCCCCAGGTACCTGATGTCGGAGACCGACACCCCGACCTCCTCGTGGACCTCGCGGCGGACGCACCCCTCCAGGGACTCGCCCATCTCCACGAAACCGGCCAGCACCGAGAACCGCCCGGCCGGCCAGACCACCTGCCGCGCGAGCAGCACGTGATCGTCACCGTCGTGCACCAGGCAGATCATGGAGGGGTCGGTGCGCGGGTACTCCTCGTGGCCGCACCCGGTGCAGCGCCTCGCCCAACCACTGCGGATGCGTTCGGTTCCCGCACCGCACAGCGCGCAGTAGCGGGCCCGGTCGTGCCAGGCGAGCAGCCCCACCGCCGTGGTGAACAGCCCGGCCGCCACGTCGCCGAGCCACTCGCCCACCCCGCGCAGTCCCAGCCAGTCGGTCCCGGAACCACGCGAGCGGACCCGCACGCCCCAGTAGGCCACTCCGTCGTACGAACCCAGCAGCACCGCGTGCCCGCTGTCCGCCCCGAAGTCCTCGGGGCGGTGCCAGACGAGCCGCCCCGAGGGCTCCATCGGAACACGGCCGTGCTCGTCGACGGGCAGGACCAGTCCGTCACGCCACAGCGCCGCGGCGTGCTCCGGGTCCTCCCGCTGCTCGTCGGGCAGCTGCACGGGCGAGCGGGACAGCAGCGGTGTGCGGTCGAGCTGGAACCCCTCGGACACGGCCCGCTCCGGCGCCGCCCCGAAATCAGAGCAGGTCGTCACGGCAGCCTCACACCACCGAGGCCACGAAGCTGTTCACCGAGCTGTTCGGCGTCCCCCACCACGACGCCGGTGAACGCGGTCGGCACGTACCAGCGGGCCGCCTCGACCACCTGTTCCCGGGTGACGGCCCGCAACCGCTCCGGGTGCTCGGACAGCCAGTCCTGCCCCAACCCGAGCGCGGCGACGTTCATCAGCGTCGAAGCCAGCCCCGACTGCGAGGAGGTGGAGGTCAACAGCCCGCCGATGGCGTACTGCCGCGCGGACTCCACCTCGGCCACGCTCGGGGGAACCAGCGCGAACCTGCCGAGCTCGTAGCGGATCTCCAGCAGCGCCGCCGCGGTCACCTCGCTGGCGGTGTCCGCGTCCACCAGGACCGTGCCGTTGCCGGGGGTGAACTCGAAATTGGAGTGCGCCCCGTAGGTGTAGCCCTTGTCCTCGCGGATGTTCTCCACCAGGCGGGAGGAGAAGTAACCGCCGAACACCAGGTTGGCGATCTGCAGTGCCGGATAGCGCTCATCGGTGCGGGGGACCGCCTGCGCGGAGAACCGCAGCTGCGACTGCACCGCCCCTTCGCGGTGTACCAGGCGGACGTCGCCCCCCTTCACCTCGGGCAGCGCCGGAAGCTCACGGGCGGCCTCGGCCGAGTGCCACTCCGAGGTCATCCGCCGCACCGTCCGCACGGTCTGCTCGGGGTCGATGTCACCCACCAGCACCAGTGTGGAACCGCGCGGCAGCACGGCCTCCCGGTGCAGCTGCCTCACCTGTTCGGCTGTCACTTCGGCCACGTCGGTGGCCTGCGGAACCTCCCTGGCGAAGGGGTGGTCACCGTAGCGGTGGTGCTGCAGCTCCTCCCGGGCGATGGTGCGCGGTTGGGACCGCGCGACGGTGATCCGCTCGACCAGCCGGTCCCGCTCCCCCGAGACCTCGTGTTCCGGGTAGGAGGCCTCGGTGAGGGCGTCGGTGAGCACGTCGAGCAGGGTTTCCATGCCGTCGGCGAGCGCGTCGCCGGTGATGCTCAGCCGCTCCGGGTCGACCGTGGCCTGCAGTGTGCCGCCGACGGCGGCGAGGTCGGTGTCCATGCGGACCCGGTCCCGGCGCCGCGTGCCGGTCAGCAGGGTCTCGGCCAGCACCTCCGCTCGCGCGGGGTGGCCGGGATCCTCCCCGGCGAAGGGAATCCGCAGTCGCAGCTCGACCATCGGCACCGCACCGTGGCGCGCCGCGATGACCCGCAGCCCGTTGTCCAGCACGGTGTCCACGGTTTCCGGCTGTCGCCCCGCACGCGGCTCCGCCAACGGGGGCAACGGCCGCGGTCCGAGCTCGGTACTGCCGATCCGCTCGGCACTGCGATGGGTCGCGCTGGTCATGCCGCACCTCCGTCGGACTCGCTGGTCGGTTCGATTTCCAGGACCGCGCGCGCCTCCGGCCGGAGAGCCTTGGCCGCCGAGGCGACCTCCTCGGCCGTGACGGCGGCGACCCTGCCGGGCAGCTCCCCGACCAGTTCCGCGCGCCCGTGCAGCAGCTCGGTGCTACCGAGATCGAGCGTGCGTGATACCAGTCGGTCGTGATCGCGGTGCAGTCCAGCCGCCCACCGCGCGGTCACCCTGGACAGCTCCTCGGCCGAGGGGCCTTCGGTGGCCAGCCGCTCCAGCTCGGAGTCGACGGCGTCGATCACGCGGTCGGTGGTCACCTCCGGGCTGTGGATGGCGGTGATCGTGAAGGTGTCCGGATCGCGCGCGTCGAGCGGTGCCCCCATCAGCCCCGCTCCGGCGTGCACGTCCACGACCAGCGAGTCCCGGTAGACGAGCCGCTGTTGCAGCCGGGAGGCGTCGCCGTCGCTGAGCACGGCGGCCAGCACGACGTTGGCGAGGTACTCGTCCAGTTCCCCGACCGGGTCGGGCAGCCGGTAGCCGAGGGCCACCGCTGGAAGCGGCGCGTGCGGGTCCCGGTGGCGGTCCCGCAGCTCGCCGGAGGGGGCGGGCTCGGCGAAGGAGGGCCGCGGCGGCACCGAGCGGGCGGGGACGTCCCCGAAGTGCTTGTGGACCAGGTCGGTGGCCTGGTCGACGTCGATGTCGCCGGTGATGGTCAGTACCGCGTTGCCGGGCGCGTAGAACGTGTCGAAGAACGCGGCGCAGTCGTCGACGGTGGCACGTTCGAGATCGGTGAAGTCACCGTAGCCGTTGTGGGCGTTGGCGAACGTGGAGTAGAGCACCGGGGGCAGCAGGATCCACGGGAAACCGCCGTAGGGACGGTTGAGGACGTTGAGCCGGATCTCCTCCTTGACCACGTCCACCTGGTTGCGGAGGTTCTCCTCGGTGAGCCTGGGAGCGCGCATCCGGTCGGCTTCCAGGAACAGGGCGCGCTCCAGCGCGTTGGAGGGCAGCACCTGGAAGTAGTCCGTGTAGTCCTGGTGCGTCGAACCGTTGAAGATGCCGCCGGAGCCCTGTACGTGGCGGAAGTGCGCGAGTTTTTCGAGACTCTCGCTGCCCTGGAACATCAGGTGCTCGAACAGGTGCGCGAATCCGGTTCGACCTTCCGGTTCGGAGCGGAATCCCACGTCGTAGTGCACGCTGACGCCGACAACCGGTGGCCCACCCGGCTCGGTGGATCCCGGTTCGGCATCCGGCGCGAGCACCACGCGCAGCCCGTTGGGCAGGGTGACGCGATGCGGTTGCGGTTCGACCATGTCCTCAGCCTACGTGCGCGGGACGCCCTAGCGGTGAGCACCCTGCTGAACACGTGGTGTGCCCGGGGCCGGACGAATCGTCCACTCGGCCGCGTGAGTGCTGGTCCGGCAATACGCCACCGCTGCGCCGTGGGGAGTCCAGGCCCGGCCGTTGGCCGCCGGGCCGCGGAGGGGTCCGGGCCGGGGCGCGACACGGTCCTAGCCCGGGCGCCTGTCCCCGCCAGA
The nucleotide sequence above comes from Actinopolyspora erythraea. Encoded proteins:
- a CDS encoding M16 family metallopeptidase gives rise to the protein MVEPQPHRVTLPNGLRVVLAPDAEPGSTEPGGPPVVGVSVHYDVGFRSEPEGRTGFAHLFEHLMFQGSESLEKLAHFRHVQGSGGIFNGSTHQDYTDYFQVLPSNALERALFLEADRMRAPRLTEENLRNQVDVVKEEIRLNVLNRPYGGFPWILLPPVLYSTFANAHNGYGDFTDLERATVDDCAAFFDTFYAPGNAVLTITGDIDVDQATDLVHKHFGDVPARSVPPRPSFAEPAPSGELRDRHRDPHAPLPAVALGYRLPDPVGELDEYLANVVLAAVLSDGDASRLQQRLVYRDSLVVDVHAGAGLMGAPLDARDPDTFTITAIHSPEVTTDRVIDAVDSELERLATEGPSAEELSRVTARWAAGLHRDHDRLVSRTLDLGSTELLHGRAELVGELPGRVAAVTAEEVASAAKALRPEARAVLEIEPTSESDGGAA
- a CDS encoding ATP-dependent DNA helicase UvrD2 is translated as MTDQPRLLEGLDPQQRAAVTAPRGPVCVLAGAGTGKTRTITHRIAWLVRRGLVVSQQVLAVTFTARAAGEMRTRLRGLGADGVQAQTFHAAAFRQLRYFWPRVVGDELWPLTEQKFRLVTQAAGKLRMATDQDSVRDLATEIEWAKAALLTPERYPAAIAAQGRECPVPPERFAAVFESYEKIKNSARVLDFDDLLLHIAAILEENTEVAEQFRAQYRSFVVDEYQDVTPLQQRVLDAWLGQRDDLTVVGDANQTIYSFAGASPGWLTDFPRRYPHAELIKLERDYRSTPQVVTLANRVIGAAERKPGDGDSGGDAADTGLTLVGQLPDGPEPEFAAHDDEAEEARGVARRIARLAGNGVPFSEMVVLYRVNAQSELYEQTLSEAGIPYQVRGGERFFSRTEVRQAMTALRTAANRGRAGQGELPGLVREVLSEVGLTERAPSGGAALERWQSLNALAELADELAGQVEQADLTRYVAELDTRASAQHPPTVEGVTLASLHAAKGLEWDTVFLVGLVEGTLPIQHADGAEAVEEERRLLYVGVTRARQRVRLSWAASRGQGGGRKRRRSRFLRELDPSEAPAAAAKSKRRERSGGSRRVLQAHCRICSAPLNAGADVKLGRCSDCPSDADQELLSKLRGWRTERARQLRVPAYVVFSDVTLLAIAEQRPDDSESLSRISGVGETKLERFGPDVLELVNETNAGG
- a CDS encoding WhiB family transcriptional regulator, producing MATGSAPSTTGGETGNLGGAVSALLHTTPSTAERVPCRRDPDLWFAESPSDLERAKQLCAECPIRSECLAGALARAEPWGVWGGEIVEHGTVITRKRPRGRPRKHQPADGARTAGSAARRAA
- a CDS encoding M16 family metallopeptidase; this encodes MTSATHRSAERIGSTELGPRPLPPLAEPRAGRQPETVDTVLDNGLRVIAARHGAVPMVELRLRIPFAGEDPGHPARAEVLAETLLTGTRRRDRVRMDTDLAAVGGTLQATVDPERLSITGDALADGMETLLDVLTDALTEASYPEHEVSGERDRLVERITVARSQPRTIAREELQHHRYGDHPFAREVPQATDVAEVTAEQVRQLHREAVLPRGSTLVLVGDIDPEQTVRTVRRMTSEWHSAEAARELPALPEVKGGDVRLVHREGAVQSQLRFSAQAVPRTDERYPALQIANLVFGGYFSSRLVENIREDKGYTYGAHSNFEFTPGNGTVLVDADTASEVTAAALLEIRYELGRFALVPPSVAEVESARQYAIGGLLTSTSSQSGLASTLMNVAALGLGQDWLSEHPERLRAVTREQVVEAARWYVPTAFTGVVVGDAEQLGEQLRGLGGVRLP
- the nudC gene encoding NAD(+) diphosphatase gives rise to the protein MSEGFQLDRTPLLSRSPVQLPDEQREDPEHAAALWRDGLVLPVDEHGRVPMEPSGRLVWHRPEDFGADSGHAVLLGSYDGVAYWGVRVRSRGSGTDWLGLRGVGEWLGDVAAGLFTTAVGLLAWHDRARYCALCGAGTERIRSGWARRCTGCGHEEYPRTDPSMICLVHDGDDHVLLARQVVWPAGRFSVLAGFVEMGESLEGCVRREVHEEVGVSVSDIRYLGSQPWPFPRSLMMGFAAVADRGQPLRPAPGEIAEAHWVSRRRVRAALDSAEPVDGLWLPPGVSIAHRMLRGWADDEK